AAGAAAAATATTAAATGTTTTTTTTTCCAGTTTTTACCTTTACTTTTAGATCATTGATTAATAAAATCAAACAAAATAATGTATTAGATAGGGGTAGAAGGGAAAATTTAATTATTTTCTTAATTCGTGTGCAAAAACTTTAAATGAAACTTATAATGAAAAAGATGGAGTATTATATTTATTTTAGGTTATTATTTGGTGGTTGTATATATATATATATATATATCCGTATAAGATTATATGTTCTTAGATAATTGTGTCATATATGTTCTAATGTTTAATTCATATTTGTTTTAGGGGTTTTTCGGTGCTTCTTGCTGATTTTTACTAATATTGCTATTTTATTTTAGTCATGATATATATTTTGATGAGATTTTATAAATCTAAAATGACATTGCAACCATAGGTATTTATAGTGTAGAAAGTATATTGAGATAAATTTAATTTTAATAGTTCTCTTACATCTATTTTTCTTTTATTTATTTTAAATGTTTTTGTTTTTAGTTGGCAAGAACAAATTAAATATGTTATTTTGATTCATAATTTTTTAAAGAACAGATAACTATTCTTCAAAGTAGTTTCATTCATGTTCTTCAAAATGGGTTCAATCTATACTATTTGCGAATTAATTTTCCGCATTCGAACTCTCATGTTAAAAGTTTGATTGGTTAATGTCGTTGTTAACCTTAATAAATTTTATTTATAATTTATTATATGATTTAAAACGAACTTTATATTAATAATTTTAGATTTATATGTTATATTAGATAATTTATTATAAATTAATATAATAAAAGTATCTAAATAAAAAAATATTATTAAAAAGATAATTCTTATATATATTGTGTTGTTATCTGAAAATAATATTTTTGAATGTAAAAGTTAAAAATTAAAATTTTAAATAATTTTAAATTAAATATTTGTCAACAAAAAAAAAATTTGTAAAGATATTTTCTATAATACTCTTCCAATATGTGAGTGTTGATAAGATTTTAACACAATATATATATTTTGATGAAAACTTTTGTCATATGCAAATAATTTAATATTTGATTTAAAATTTTTGTGAACCCAAATAATAATTTATCATGTTGGTTTTTGAATTATTAAAACATAAACTAATAAATATTCATAAATTGTATTTTTGTAACCCCCAACCTTTAATGGATGCATTGCCTAGTTTACCGAGAGTGTCTATCATTGGAATGGATACGCATCAAGCTCACCCGTCTAAACTGCAGTCATCACAATGTCTCCGACTAAAAGTAGAAGGTAATGAGACACTGCCGTCTCAGCTGCTTTCCTCCATTGCTCACACTAATCCTTCACTCTTGTTAGCTTAGCTTCCGTGTCTTTTGTGTTTGTTGTTTCTACTTTCTTCTCAATCTCACTTCTCAGACTCTATCTATCCATCAAACTCCCTCACGTCTATTAAATATGTATTAAGCTTCTTTAAATTGCCCATATTTTTCATTTTCTTGTGTCTTATCCATTACCCCTTTCTGCAAAATCTATGCTTCAACTTTCCTCATCTTAGTAGCTTGTTTCTGCATACTCCAACCTCAGAATTCAATTGCCTTATCTCTTGCCACGCAAGAATTCATATGTTATTTCCAGAGTTTCCACTTCCACGGCTGATAATAAGTCATTTATGTTTATTCTTTCTTCCTCCAGCTATCTAACACGTTTCTCTAAGCGTTTAGAGTTTTGTATCACATAGCCAGTCTCAAAAATCATAACTTTCTTATGTATATATAGAACCAAAATTTTAGAGATTTTAGCCACATTATCGTGTGTAGAAGCTAACTTCAACCTCTACAAAGTTCTCTGTCCAAGAGCAACTAAAAAGCTAAGATATTTCAAAACTTTAAGTTGAAAACTTAGCCAGATACAGTAGAGACAAACAATAGTGCGTTACTGAAATTTAAACGTATATAATTATGGAGAAAAAGCTAAGACAGAGGTAAGTCAACTTCATGTGGTAGAGACATATAAAACCATGGGAAAGGAACACAAAGTAGACAGTTTCGCTTTTTTTTTACGAGGAAAGACATGAAATATGAGTTATGAGGAAGTTGATGTTCGACTAAAATCCTCATTTGTTTCGCCCTTTACGTTTCCACATAATGGCACCTCATCTTTTAGTGTTTTTCTTTCTCATCTTTTAGTTTTTATTCATTTTCTTAATTTCACTAATGATGTGACGATAAAAGGTAAATCTGTCTGCTAAGTGCGATAACTAAAAAATCACATAACAAAGAACAATCTTTAAGGTATCTCCTAGTTTATATTTTATAACAATTGTCGTCATGATTTACTTCCTTATAGATCCAGCTATTGAGGTCACGAAAGACGCAGCCAGAATTCACAGACCAAAGATCAGTACTCTGTATAGATATTCTATCATTTCCAATCCTATATACTATCTACTGTAGAAAATAAATAAATGTTTCTGTCCTTTTTAGAACACAGCCCAGCATCTGTCAAGCTTTTGAAGCATTGGATCCCTTTTTCTCAAGCTTCTGGTTTGCTCTCATTTTCAGATTTGGAAGCACACTGGACAACATATAGAGTCGTTGATTGTCATTTAGTTAGAATCAGAACCAACTTTTTTATCTCTTTGATTCAAAATTCTTGGAGTAGTTATATAATCTTGTTATGACTTGAGCGTCGGATAATCTTCTATGTTATCTAGAAAAATATTATGACCATTCGTTTGTTCTACATGTCATGTTGTTCCACCTTGCCACCTTGGTATACTTCGTTTATGCGCTTTGGGCCTACGGTCATAGCTAGCTCCCATATCATTTCTTGGCGATTGCCATCACCTTGATCATTTGTTCCTAAACGGTGTCGCCTGCTTCCTTTATAATCTGATAAACTTCCAAAGACCGTCCCAAAACTGATGTTAGTCAACCTACATCTTAGCCATAATCTCATTTGCTCTCTAATAGTCAGAGTCATCGTCTTAAAAAAATTAGTGTTCTGTTTTTTTTTTGAAAAATTCGAGTAGACCGTCTATTAGGCTTGGGCATTTGGGTATCTGATCGGGTTCGGATAGAATATTTTGGATTTCAGATATTTTGGATATAGGAAAATTGGTACCGTTCGGGTAATTATAAATATTGGTTCGGATCCGGTTCGATACTTGCTGGATTCAAATATTTTCGGATATATCCGAATGAACCAAAAAATCGGTTCTGGTTTGGATTGTCTTGATTTTATCCGATCATAACCGAAAAAAACTTGTTTCTGATCCGAGTTACCCGAACCATTTAGAATAAGACACAAATAAGAGAGGGCTTTTTGCAGAATTGACCTATAACTTAAAGTCAAACACAAAACTGACTTCCTTTTTTTTTGAAAATTGGTTTTGCCCTATTCACCCCACAAGTTCATATAATTTACGAAAATGCCATCAATTTTTTTTTTCTTTTTTTTTGAAAATGACATTTTTACTCTCTCACCCTCATCATCTTCAAGTAATTACAAGATTGTCATTGTCATCAATACCACAACCACCATGAACAACCAATTTGAAGCTCTTAATGCTCCCAAAATCGATTTACCCTTCTTCTTTTTCCATTCTTGTGAACTAAACACAACATATCTCTCACTTTCTCTCCACAATGAGCTAAAAAACCCAAGATTTTGATTCTAAATTTTTTATGGTTCATAGAGTCATAGAAGCTAACGATTCTGGGTGGGTTACTTTCGTTTGTGATTCTGTGTGCTTGGAGAAGCCTTATGTATGCTAAGGAACTTATCTCACCAATTTAAGGTATGACATAGAGTTTTTTTCCAGATCTGTTCGTCAGACGACTTACTTGGGAAGTCGTCTGGCTGTAGACAACTTACCTGGAAGTCGTCTGGTCAACGCAGAGGTTATTTTTGCAATTGACTTTGAAATCTGTAACCTGAGACGACTGAAAGTTAAGTCGTCTATTTTTGTTTGGTTTCAAAAAAAATTTCAAAGAACCTAGACGACTTACATTTCAGTCATCATAGNNNNNNNNNNNNNNNNNNNNNNNNNNNNNNNNNNNNNNNNNNNNNNNNNNNNNNNNNNNNNNNNNNNNNNNNNNNNNNNNNNNNNNNNNNNNNNNNNNNNNNNNNNNNNNNNNNNNNNNNNNNNNNNNNNNNNNNNNNNNNNNNNNNNNNNNNNNNNNNNNNNNNNNNNNNNNNNNNNNNNNNNNNNNNNNNNNNNNNNNNNNNNNNNNNNNNNNNNNNNNNNNNNNNNNNNNNNNNNNNNNNNNNNNNNNNNNNNNNNNNNNNNNNNNNNNNNNNNNNNNNNNNNNNNNNNNNNNNNNNNNNNNNNNNNNNNNNNNNNNNNNNNNNNNNNNNNNNNNNNNNNNNNNNNNNNNNNNNNNNNNNNNNNNNNNNNNNNNNNNNNNNNNNNNNNNNNNNNNNNNNNNNNNNNNNNNNNNNNNNNNNNNNNNNNNNNNNNNNNNNNNNNNNNNNNNNNNNNNNNNNNNNNNNNNNNNNNNNNNNNNNNNNNNNNNNNNNNNNNNNNNNNNNNNNNNNNNNNNNNNNNNNNNNNNNNNNNNNNNNNNNNNNNNNNNNNNNNNNNNNNNNNNNNNNNNNNNNNNNNNNNNNNNNNNNNNNNNNNNNNNNNNNNNNNNNNNNNNNNNNNNNNNNNNNNNNNNNNNNNNNNNNNNNNNNNNNNNNNNNNNNNNNNNNNNNNNNNNNNNNNNNNNNNNNNNNNNNNNNNNNNNNNNNNNNNNNNNNNNNNNNNNNNNNNNNNNNNNNNNNNNNNNNNNNNNNNNNNNNNNNNNNNNNNNNNNNNNNNNNNNNNNNNNNNNNNNNNNNNNNNNNNNNNNNNNNNNNNNNNNNNNNNNNNNNNNNNNNNNNNNNNNNNNNNNNNNNNNNNNNNNNNNNNNNNNNNNNNNNNNNNNNNNNNNNNNNNNNNNNNNNNNNNNNNNNNNNNNNNNNNNNNNNNNNNNNNNNNNNNNNNNNNNNNNNNNNNNNNNNNNNNNNNNNNNNNNNNNNNNNNNNNNNNNNNNNNNNNNNNNNNNNNNNNNNNNNNNNNNNNNNNNNNNNNNNNNNNNNNNNNNNNNNNNNNNNNNNNNNNNNNNNNNNNNNNNNNNNNNNNNNNNNNNNNNNNNNNNNNNNNNNNNNNNNNNNNNNNNNNNNNNNNNNNNNNNNNNNNNNNNNNNNNNNNNNNNNNNNNNNNNNNNNNNNNNNNNNNNNNNNNNNNNNNNNNNNNNNNNNNNNNNNNNNNNNNNNNNNNNNNNNNNNNNNNNNNNNNNNNNNNNNNNNNNNNNNNNNNNNNNNNNNNNNNNNNNNNNNNNNNNNNNNNNNNNNNNNNNNNNNNNNNNNNNNNNNNNNNNNNNNNNNNNNNNNNNNNNNNNNNNNNNNNNNNNNNNNNNNNNNNNNNNNNNNNNNNNNNNNNNNNNNNNNNNNNNNNNNNNNNNNNNNNNNNNNNNNNNNNNNNNNNNNNNNNNNNNNNNNNNNNNNNNNNNNNNNNNNNNNNNNNNNNNNNNNNNNNNNNNNNNNNNNNNNNNNNNNNNNNNNNNNNNNNNNNNNNNNNNNNNNNNNNNNNNNNNNNNNNNNNNNNNNNNNNNNNNNNNNNNNNNNNNNNNNNNNNNNNNNNNNNNNNNNNNNNNNNNNNNNNNNNNNNNNNNNNNNNNNNNNNNNNNNNNNNNNNNNNNNNNNNNNNNNNNNNNNNNNNNNNNNNNNNNNNNNNNNNNNNNNNNNNNNNNNNNNNNNNNNNNNNNNNNNNNNNNNNNNNNNNNNNNNNNNNNNNNNNNNNNNNNNNNNNNNNNNNNNNNNNNNNNNNNNNNNNNNNNNNNNNNNNNNNNNNNNNNNNNNNNNNNNNNNNNNNNNNNNNNNNNNNNNNNNNNNNNNNNNNNNNNNNNNNNNNNNNNNNNNNNNNNNNNNNNNNNNNNNNNNNNNNNNNNNNNNNNNNNNNNNNNNNNNNNNNNNNNNNNNNNNNNNNNNNNNNNNNNNNNNNNNNNNNNNNNNNNNNNNNNNNNNNNNNNNNNNNNNNNNNNNNNNNNNNNNNNNNNNNNNNNNNNNNCAAATCAAACTTGAAAAGTGTTTACTATAGGTGAAAACTAATTTTTGAAAAAAATATTTTGGTTTTCCAAAATCTAACCCTAACAATACATACAATACTACAACATATGTTTGCCAAACTCCTAAACCAAAGTATTTCATGATTCACTACTTCCACTCATCTATCTTCAAAACAAATCAATTTTATCATATCTTAATTTATATCACTTAAAACTGTTTATAATTACTTGATTTTTATTTTTCACGCATCAAAATATTTTTTTACAAGATTTATAAATTATTTTTAAAATAAACTGGTACCAAACAACTTAAACTTCAGTCGTCCAGACGACTTCCAACATCTCAGACGACTCAGACGATTTACTGGGGCTATATTCGTAAAAATGACTTCTATTTTTTTGTTTGGTCACAAGGGGTTGAGCTGTAATTTCACTAGGCTTTTAGGTTAGTTTTGCATTTGATTCAAGTTTGGGTATAGGTTTGGGATTAAAATCAAGTTGTGGGTTAGTTTTGGCAAAACCCCCAATAAGAGAACTATGAAACCAAATAAAATAAATTTTAAATAAACTCCAAACAAACAACAAATCTAACATTCCAAAAAAAAAAAAAACAATCCATCATTCCAACAAGCAAAGAAACTTAAAGAAAAGTTGAAGATTGAAACAAAATCCATGAGAAAATGCATAAAAAGAAGATCAACAATATCTGGTTTCTAATATCATTCTTTCTTCCATGTTGCTAAACACATTTCACCTACTTTATGTAACAGTCGTAAAATCACAGAAATTTTAAGCATTGTCAAGGGGAATACATGTGAATCTATGTTTAATGCCTCAATGACATAAGAATGGAGTATTTTCGGTAGTTGTTCGGATCCCGGGTAACGTATGATCCGACCCGGTACCTGAAACATAAATAAAAGCATTCTCAATCGGATATTTCACCATATCTAGATCCGATCCAAAACCTGATATTGGATCGGTACCGATTCGGATCTTCGGATCCTGGAAATACGACTAGACCTATAGTCTATGTCACCAAAACAATAATCTATGGTAAAATTTTAGTAACTTTAATGAAAAGTAGCATTATTAATTATAGATTGAATCCTTAGAGATAAGTACATATTTGTATAAATACAATGATAGAAACCACTAAATATAAGACACAGTAATATAAATAAGATAAATAACAGCCTCTAGTGTTTCGTCCAGTTCAGGTTCAAAAGTGGAAGATTTTTTCTTTTTAATAGTTAGTAGGTCCAATGCATTTAAAATTCAAAACAGTTTAGGAATTCACACTGCACACTGCTCACTTACAGACAGCGACGAGGGAAAAAAAAAATTTCCTTTTCCTATTTTAACATTTTTTATTTTTACTTTGACAAAACATTTTATTATTTTTACTTTACCTTATTATATTAAATAATTCGTGTATTTATTACTTAGGGAACCTGATGCCACTTTGATTTGTTGGTGCGTGGTTCTTGTTCATCTCTTTCTCTCTCTAAGAAAATCTTTACTTCTGTCAAGATAACCATTTTTGAGATAATCAATCTTCTAAAGGTTTGTGTGTATTTTATTGATATTACTTTCTGTGTTTATTTGTTCATCTCTCTCCCTCTAAGAAAATCTTTTCTTCGGCCAAGAAAACCATTTTTGAGATAATCAAATCCTCTAAAGGTTTGTGTGTATCTTAATGATATTATTTTCTGTGTTTATTTCTTTTATCACTTTTCTTCTATGTTTTTTGTATTGTATCAACGATTTACAACTTCTCCTTCGTACTTTCCTTTAAATCTTTCTTGATTTTCTTTCAAAGATCTAACCTTATATTCTTTAACAGGTTTGCATGTCTTTGTATATAAACCTCTGTAAGTTTTGGTATTGTATGATTCAAACAATCTTATGCTCATAGCATTATAGAAACCCTTTTGGTTTTTGTGTTGGTTCTTGGACTCTTAATTTTTCTTCCCAGATTCATTGTTAGATCTCATGTTTTAGTTATCTTTACATGTCTTTTCCATTCAAGAGTTTCTAGAAAAAAATCTCAATGATCTTTTGGTCTATGATAACAAGATGCTTGTTCAAATTCCTGTGTGGATTTTCTACTATCTTGATCTATCAGTCTCTTGTTATGTTATCTTGAGTTTCATCTGATTCCTTGCATACAATAACACTCAAACTGATGTCCTGGGAGAAAATTGAAAATTTCCAGAATAAAAAAATAACTCTTTGAACTGTTCATGCTTGTTATTTCCTTCACCAATATTTCAAAAAATTCACCCATTAATTCCTAATCTTCATTCTCTGTTTTCTGTCCTTCACATAAAATTATAATAATTTTCTTTTTCTAGTTAGATTATTCTCAAGTTTCTGGGTTTTACACTTTCCTCTTATGTGGTTTTCTACAAATTCAAAGAATTAAAAAAAAACATTCCTTTTAACTCTTGCAGGTTTCATATGTTCTCACAAGTAACATTATAAGATCTGGTGTTATGTGGAATAGCAGGGAGGTGAATAGTAACACTGGAAGATTCAAATGTTCTTATCATCCACTGATGAAGGCTCTCCTAATAATCCATCATCTTCTTCCAGTTTCTTACATCTGACCAACTCTAGTCATGAGTTAGGTCAATCACATCTTTCCAGTTTCTCCATCAGGTAATCTTAAAGCTTCTTCCTCTTTTTTTTTTCTTAGATTTTGTTTAATGAAGAAGTCAAAAAATAATTATTCACCATTGTTTTAGACCAATCTTAAGCTTTCTTGATGAGTCTGATCTTTTCTTCCCATCCATTCAATTTTTTAATGGGTCATATTCAAAACAATAAAAAAAAAATTTATCTTTCACCTTCTAGGATTTTGTGGAGCTTAAATGGTTTTGAGTGTTGACTATTTCTTTATTTTTCTCATATATTGGTTTTCTATGATCTTTTGGTCCATACCAAGTTGGTCTGAACGAGGCTGAGTATCATCATTGACACAAACTTTTCTTTGTTGTGTCTTGTCTCTCAGAAGTTTTTCTTCATAAAGTTTGTACGTTCTTTTGTCTGGTTGTTATACTGATAGAGAGTTGATAATTTGGTTTTTGCAGAGACTATGCATTTAGTTACCGGACCAAGAACATTCAGAAAAGCTGGCCTTTTTCCTCAACAAGTTTGCAACTTTGTTTGAAACATGGCGTAACTGATCCATTGCCACCAATGCAGCCTCTTGGCTCTGAAGCTAAGCCAAACGTAATCCCTGCTGAAGAGAGAAGCTGCAAGAGAAAGTTAAAAAAACTTGGCTCCAATCATGTATTAGCAGAGACTGAACAAGTCTTTTTGGCGAGTAGTTTAAAATGCAAAGTAGAATTAGCTGTCGTCAACAAGAATCATAGATCAACAAAAGAAGCTGATGATTGTCTCTATGCACTTTCTGAATCCATGACTTTGAGAACTTGTCCCATCTGCAAAACCTTCTCGTCTGCTTCCAACACCACTTTGAATGCACACATGGATCAGTGTCTGTCTGTTGACTCTGGCCAGCACCCAATGAGTAAGCCTAGGACTAAGCCACGGTTGAAAGTTAAAACGTTGGTTGATATTTACGCTACTGCAAAAGGGTGCACATTAGAAGATCTTGACAAGAGAAATGGAACAAAGTGGTCTGTGGTTTCGAGCTACTCTAACCAGGTTGTCTCTGATAATACGCTCAAAGGGAAGAAGCGTGTTGGAAATGAAGACGATGCTGGCATTGGACCTGTTTACATCGATGCTAAGGGCCAAAAACTGCGGATTTTATCTGATTCACCAAGAAAGCATGTAGAAGATGTCAGTGAGAAGAAGCCTTCTAACGAATGTCAAGGGAAAAGACTTGGGGGAAAGAAACATTACAAGCATTGTAAAGTAGCTCCTCAAAGCAGAAAACTCACTGATCGTCAAGGCAATGCTTCTGAAGAATGTAGAGGCATGGAGAGATCAGAAACTCCAGGTCCAAGACAGCGGATCGTAACAAGAAGTTGTCTTTCAAGGAATGAAAATAAGAAAGGGAGGAGCATTTGTGATCAGCCATCTGAGAATGGGCATTCACTGTCAGGAGAGCCTCTTGTGTTAAGAGGTTCAAGTCATGCGAGTGTTGATTTATCCGAGACAGTTTCTAGCCCCTTGAGATGTTCAATGCATGTGGATAAGGTGTTTGCATCTTCTCCAAAGGGCTTTTTGAAGTTAAAGAAAGCTCGGTTGGATCTCTCTGAGAATGAAGATGAAGATTCAGGGAGATGGGAGTCTGAAATGACTCAAGAACGTGAGCTGACACATTCTGATGATAAAGAAGAAGCATATAAGGTGTTTCTAAGCTCGGATCCTTCAGTTAGTAGTGGTGAAGAGGATGATAATGAAGGCTGGGAAGTGACTGGTAATAACAAAGTAGATGATGGTGATATGTTTTACAAAACGGATGATGCAGATGCTGTGTTTGAAAGCTCATTCATGGAGGTTGATATCATTCCCATTCCAGGACCACCAGGTTCATTTCTACCGAGTCCTTGGGATATGGAAACTGATGCAACTGAAAATCATGTAAACTCTTCAGTTATCACAAGCCAGTTCCAATCTTCCCATGACCAGCTTGATCTCACTGACAGAAACTCGTCTGAATCACCTCTTTCAGCATTTTTAAACTTTGCAGCTCCTGAAACACAGACATTCAGAGACAATGAACAGTCATGCTGTTGCCAAAGGAAGGATAATGTTTTTGAAGATACAACATTTGGGAGACCAGCACCACAAATAAACCAGCAAGATTTGGATCTATTGAGTAAGTCTGTGTCCAAGACTCCTTCAGTTTCCAACCCGGTGTTGCGGCTAATGGGAAAGGATTTGATGGTTATTAACCAAAGAGAAGAGGCCTCACATGGAGATCCAAGTCTAATACCAACCTCACAGTTTCATGATCTCTCTAAGACCAAACAAGTGTTTCCTCCTGTCCATCTTTTTCATGGTCCTTATGGTGCAAATAGTTTGCATTTGGACAGCACCACAAGCTCTCACAAAATTCCATGAAAAATTATATCAAGACCTCTACTTATCTTTCCAAGCATCTACATTCCATGACAATTCTGTTCCTCTCCAGCAAACTTCATATGTTTGAAAGATTTTAAGAATTTTTTTTATCAACCATTCAACCTCAAGATTTTGTGATGCTCTTATAATTAAAGATGTTGAGAAGAATGTGAGGCTGCTCTGAAGAAATGGTGATATAAAATCTCTATGAATCTACCTAGTACTACCTACATTCATTGGATACTCCACTAAGGTAAAGGAGACCCCACTTTTGTTCAAACTAGTTTATAAGGGGTGAAATATAAATTTGAAAGTTATCTTAATGTTATGAATACTGATTTTAAATAAAGTATGTATGAGTTAACATCATGAATCTTATTTCTATATACATAGATATATTTATATATATGGTTGAAATCATGTGAGGTAGTCAAGATCATAGCCACCGTCATGACATACATTATGTATACGCAATTCATTTTCTTTATTATACACCTAATAAACTTCTGTTGAGTATAAAAAATGTCAACAAAAATTAGATGGAGAAATATTTTATGTACAACAACTAAAAAGCGAGTTGCTATTGGAAATTCATACAGGTTTATAATAGTTTATAAATCAACCTATGCATTTATATGCCTAGAATATCATATTAATACTGAAATAAACTTAGATCTTAGAGTTTCGAATATACTTGGTTATTCTGCAGCCGAAAGATAAACAAATCAAGTCGAGATTTAGAGCACTCCAAACGTTGTGCCTCTACCGGTATCCACACGCACACAAACTAGATCGGAACTGGATGCTAGTGCCGTCGAGATCAAATCTCAAAACCTTGACAAACCTTTTGTCTTTTAGTATTAGGGTTTTATACGGTGGCTTCACCTTTTAAATAATAATCAATCCCCTAAAGCATATATATGCATACACGAGATACACCAACCCTAATAACAATTATTATGGGCAATGGGCTTTAAGCCTTACGTGTTATTCCAAATCCAATTTGGATTAAAGTATTATTATTTTATATTTATCTTATAAATATAAAACCACCAAAACCTTAATAGTTTAATCTAATTAAACTCAATTATTGATCTAGTTTGTTTAGGTGTGTGATCCTATAGGATCATATTATAATTCTCAATTCATAGATTATAAGCAGTTTCTAACAAAACACTATAACCACCTAATATTATATGATTGTCTAACTTTGACGTTACGATTTTAACAAGAGTAAGTACAAATGATTTTAGGACATTCCCAACAATCTTCCACTTGTACTAGAATCATATATTCTTATAACCCTTTTGTCTCTATATCTCGATCTCAGCATAAGGCAAAAACTAGTATCATCCTTATTAAGCTAGATCATGTTTAATTATCGAACTTTGATTTATACTGATAAAAACAAACGACTGACATTCATCTCGTTTGAGCACGGCCATGCATTTCCCAGTATCAAATCTTCGATAGGCCAAGAGATATTTATCTCCCGTTATATGGGAGGGACAAATCCCATCTTGTTCCATCCATGCTCCTTACAAACTTCATAGAACACCTAATCAATGCCTTTATAATCACCAGCTACGGCTGACGTTTGACAAAGTCAAAGTGAACTAATCCACAAGTAAAGAATCATGATGAACTATGGNNNNNNNNNNNNNNNNNNNNNNNNNNNNNNNNNNNNNNNNNNNNNNNNNNNNNNNNNNNNNNNNNNNNNNNNNNNNNNNNNNNNNNNNNNNNNNNNNNNNNNNNNNNNNNNNNNNNNNNNNNNNNNNNNNNNNNNNNNNNNNNNNNNNNNNNNNNNNNNNNNNNNNNNNNNNNNNNNNNNNNNAACCTTGACTAGGGACCTCAGTAATTTATAGCATCTTTCACTTATAGGGTGTCATGATCAAGTCACGTACTTGATGACCTATAAGAATGTTATAAATTATTTTTGGGACATTTATTTAATCATCCAATAATCAAATAAATCTCAAACAATTTCATTAATTTGAAAACATAACCAATGTAT
This genomic interval from Brassica oleracea var. oleracea cultivar TO1000 chromosome C2, BOL, whole genome shotgun sequence contains the following:
- the LOC106322941 gene encoding uncharacterized protein LOC106322941, whose translation is MFLSSTDEGSPNNPSSSSSFLHLTNSSHELGQSHLSSFSIRDYAFSYRTKNIQKSWPFSSTSLQLCLKHGVTDPLPPMQPLGSEAKPNVIPAEERSCKRKLKKLGSNHVLAETEQVFLASSLKCKVELAVVNKNHRSTKEADDCLYALSESMTLRTCPICKTFSSASNTTLNAHMDQCLSVDSGQHPMSKPRTKPRLKVKTLVDIYATAKGCTLEDLDKRNGTKWSVVSSYSNQVVSDNTLKGKKRVGNEDDAGIGPVYIDAKGQKLRILSDSPRKHVEDVSEKKPSNECQGKRLGGKKHYKHCKVAPQSRKLTDRQGNASEECRGMERSETPGPRQRIVTRSCLSRNENKKGRSICDQPSENGHSLSGEPLVLRGSSHASVDLSETVSSPLRCSMHVDKVFASSPKGFLKLKKARLDLSENEDEDSGRWESEMTQERELTHSDDKEEAYKVFLSSDPSVSSGEEDDNEGWEVTGNNKVDDGDMFYKTDDADAVFESSFMEVDIIPIPGPPGSFLPSPWDMETDATENHVNSSVITSQFQSSHDQLDLTDRNSSESPLSAFLNFAAPETQTFRDNEQSCCCQRKDNVFEDTTFGRPAPQINQQDLDLLSKSVSKTPSVSNPVLRLMGKDLMVINQREEASHGDPSLIPTSQFHDLSKTKQVFPPVHLFHGPYGANSLHLDSTTSSHKIP